The following are encoded together in the Theileria orientalis strain Shintoku DNA, chromosome 1, complete genome genome:
- a CDS encoding uncharacterized protein (RUB1 conjugating enzyme Ubc12 family protein), with amino-acid sequence MLDFLQNSDFKLVSFTYLSDPQRAAELNKNLEDQLDGLLLTAHKQLAFYRLYGDCKTNLALYNSQLKKLEDRMMDMEACYSKFESVKENNPDPSTVAVVPILGIKDLEQKAKETSKKLSEVIKNYEDLNKESTKLYHNTSKIRNNLENLKHQADKLLFKQNQVASLADEVALARGKFVKDVPADRIHRASLSQASMELSAYSCSSRIKNLQKSLEKIASKLRSENRTTVSHFIDEKMLKSFDEAILNNTDLIFKLSKAAELTLPEGVEIRFPDLNDIMNMEILVTPREGIWEGMKIGFSCRVPEGYPHERLRIKCISKILHPNILGINAERCEGAVCLNIIREEWKPIYTLSTAIMGLVNLLLEPQVEEPLDQSSADMLKNDPERLKKLNVNLNLN; translated from the exons ATGCTAGATTTTTTGCAAAACTCCGATTTCAAACTTGTGTcgtttacatatttaagcGATCCACAAAGAGCAGCCGAGTTAAACAAGAATCTCGAAGACCAATTAGACGGGTTATTGCTAACAGCACATAAGCAGTTGGCTTTTTACCGGCTATACGGAGATTGCAAAACGAACTTGGCACTGTATAACAGTCAACTAAAAAAACTGGAAGATAGAATGATGGATATGGAAGCCTGTTATAGCAAGTTTGAGTCAGTAAAGGAGAATAACCCAGACCCTTCGAC AGTGGCGGTGGTTCCAATACTGGGAATAAAGGACCTGGAACAAAAG GCGAAGGAAACGAGTAAGAAGCTGAGCGAGGTGATAAAGAACTACGAAGATTTGAACAAAGAATCGACGAAGCTGTACCACAACACATCGAAAATTCGCAATAAC CTGGAAAATTTGAAGCATCAAGCGGACAAACTCTTATTTAAGCAGAACCAAGTGGCGTCACTAGCAGACG AAGTGGCGCTGGCCAGAGGGAAGTTTGTGAAGGACGTGCCGGCAGACAGGATACACAGAGCATCTTTATCGCAAGCATCAATGGAATTATCGGCCTACTCGTGCTCATCGAGAATTAAGAACCTGCAAAAATCGCTGGAAAAAATCGCGTCGAAGCTACGAAGCGAAAATAGAACGACAGTGAGCCATTTCATCGACGAGAAAATGCTCAAGAGTTTCGACGAGGCAATATTAAACAACACTGACCTTATATTTAAGCTATCGAAAGCCGCGGAA CTGACGCTACCGGAAGGAGTGGAGATAAGATTCCCGGACCTGAACGACATAATGAACATGGAAATACTGGTAACGCCAAGGGAGGGAATATGGGAAGGAATGAAGATAGGATTCAGCTGCAGAGTGCCGGAGGGGTACCCTCACGAGAGACTAAGAATAAAGTGCATTAGCAAG ATTCTACACCCAAATATACTGGGAATAAACGCGGAAAGGTGCGAAGGAGCAGTGTGTTTAAACATAATAAGAGAAGAGTGGAAGCCGATATACACATTGAGCACAGCAATCATGGGACTGGTGAACCTTCTGCTGGAGCCACAAGTCGAAGAACCGCTGGACCAGTCCTCAGCAGATATGCTCAAAAATGACCCGGAAAGGCTGAAAAAACTAAATGTAAACCTGAATTTAAACTAa
- a CDS encoding 26S proteasome subunit 4, with protein MGNSQGTNNNQEEKKDKNESKHTSHSQPVSFGKRKKKMMRDMAPVRIPTVMPSSKCRLRLLKLERIKDYLLLEEEYITNKSLNKLLKTKNQDDLIKLDDLRGSPMSVGTLEEIIDENHAIVTSSIGPEYYVTILSFVDKELLEPGCSVLLHNKTHSIVGILLDDVDPLISVMKVDKAPLESYDDIGGLEDQIQEIKEAVELPLTRPELYDDIGIKPPKGVILYGPPGTGKTLLAKAVANETSATFLRVVGSELIQKYLGEGPKLVREMFKVAQDNAPSIIFIDEIDAIGTKRYDATSGGEKEIQRTMLELLNQLDGFDSQSDVKVIMATNKIESLDPALIRPGRIDRKIELPNPDSKTKKKIFEIHTSKMTMSKDVDLDEFVVNKDELSGADIKAMCTEAGLLALRERRMQITQADLRSAKEKVLYQKKGNAPDILYC; from the exons ATGGGAAATAGCCAGggaacaaataataatcaaG aggaaaagaaggataaaaatgagAGTAAACATACCTCTCATAGCCAGCCAGTCAGTTTCGGaaagagaaagaagaaaatgatGAGAGATATGGCGCCGGTGCGAATACCAACAG TGATGCCGTCGTCGAAGTGTAGGCTGcggctgctgaagctggaaaGAATAAAGGACTACCTGTTgctggaagaagag TACATAACAAACAAGTCGCtgaacaagctgctgaagacgaagaacCAAGACGACCTGATCAAGCTGGATGACCTGAGAGGGTCGCCAATGAGCGTAGGAACACTGGAGGAAATAATAGATGAAAACCACGCAATCGTCACGTCGTCAATAGGACCGGAGTACTACGTCACAATCCTGTCGTTCGTGgacaaggagctgctggagccaGGATGCTCAGTGCTGCTGCACAACAAGACGCACAGCATAGTGGGAATACTGCTGGACGACGTGGACCCTCTGATCTCAGTGATGAAAGTGGACAAGGCGCCACTGGAGTCGTACGATGATATCGGAGGCCTGGAAGACCAGATCCAGGAAATAAAAGAGGCAGTGGAGCTGCCACTGACGAGGCCGGAGCTGTACGACGACATCGGAATTAAGCCGCCAAAAGGAGTTATCCTGTACGGGCCGCCAGGAACAGGAAAGACACTGCTGGCGAAAGCAGTGGCAAACGAAACGTCAGCAACATTCCTGCGCGTGGTGGGATCAGAGCTGATCCAAAAGTACCTGGGAGAAGGACCGAAGCTGGTGAGAGAGATGTTTAAAGTGGCGCAAGACAACGCGCCGTCGATCATATTCATAGACGAAATCGACGCAATAGGAACGAAAAG GTACGACGCGACAAGTGgaggagaaaaggaaatacaGAGAACAATGCTGGAACTGTTGAACCAGTTGGACGGATTTGACTCGCAATCGGACGTTAAAGTTATCATGGCAACGAACAAAATAGAGTCTCTGGACCCGGCACTCATCAGGCCTGGAAGAATAGATAGAAAAATAGAGCTGCCAAACCCGGActcgaagacgaagaagaaaatattCGAAATACACACGTCAAAAATGACCATGAGCAAGGacgtggacctggacgAATTCGTAGTGAACAAGGACGAACTGAGCGGAGCAGATATCAAGGCAATGTGTACGGAGGCAGGACTGCTGGCGCTGCGAGAACGCAGAATGCAAATCACGCAGGCGGACCTGAGATCGGCTAAGGAAAAGGTCCTGTACCAAAAGAAGGGAAATGCGCCAGATATCCTGTACTGctaa
- a CDS encoding uncharacterized protein (Target SNARE coiled-coil region domain containing protein), which yields MQHQQDVLNQQNYHLTELHGTAETLHTQAMAFNEEVKSQNRLLHDVEDQMVDSQLHLSTITKKLSRYLDTDHPSVIRLILILSIIVAVLVVVLIVF from the exons ATGCAACATCAGCAG GACGTGCTGAATCAGCAGAACTACCACCTGACGGAGCTGCATGGCACGGCAGAGACGTTGCACACGCAGGCGATGGCCTTCAACGAGGAGGTGAAGAGCCAAAACAG ATTACTCCATGACGTAGAGGACCAGATGGTAGACTCACAGTTACACCTCTCCACAATTACGAAAAAGTTATCGCGGTACCTGGACACCGATCACCCGTCCGTCATAAGGCTAATTCTAATCTTGTCAATAATTGTTGCGGTTCTGGTCGTAGTGTTAATCGTATTTTAA